In the Anastrepha obliqua isolate idAnaObli1 chromosome 1, idAnaObli1_1.0, whole genome shotgun sequence genome, one interval contains:
- the LOC129246475 gene encoding CLIP domain-containing serine protease HP8-like yields MFSSAAAMFRLVELSVGIFVALYVLTINAVFVSYGVCNTPFGLQGHCVPLSDCPTLYGLVTGKNLNNQIIQFLRQSYCGFDTNATWGQDKTRVCCLDNPNAENLEGDSGKLLPSKGVCGVTFNTRIFGGVDTELGEYPWSALIKYQRPYNAMALNCAGVLINRRYVLSAAHCLRNPNIPTSWKLDSVRLGEWNISSNPDCIQTADGHSRCSDPYVEVKIERIIIHEKYMPQSLSEFYDIALIRMAENVNYSDMIRPICLPSTNELRQMTFENEYADVAGWGRTEVSSYSTVKKKISLIIWHTDACEAQFKKINIPVNQTLQLCAGGQAKQDTCQGDSGAPLTMRGRDMNAPYFVVGIVSFGMQPCGLESWPGIYTRVTHYIDWIMQNLED; encoded by the exons tgtttGTTAGCTATGGAGTTTGCAACACACCCTTCGGATTGCAAGGTCATTGCGTCCCCCTATCGGATTGCCCAACGCTATACGGCTTAGTTACAGGTAAAAATTTGAACAATCAAATTATACAATTTCTGCGTCAAAGCTACTGCGGTTTTGATACCAATGCAACGTGGGGACAGGATAAAACACGC GTGTGCTGTTTAGATAATCCTAATGCAGAGAATCTGGAAGGGGACTCAGGTAAACTGCTGCCTTCAAAAGGAGTTTGTGGGGTCACTTTTAATACGCGTATTTTTGGTGGCGTTGATACAGAGCTGGGCGAATACCCGTGGTCAGCATTGATAAAGTATCAAAGGC CTTATAACGCCATGGCTCTTAATTGTGCCGGCGTGCTCATCAACCGACGTTACGTGCTTAGCGCCGCACACTGCCTTAGAAATCCCAACATACCTACTAGTTGGAAACTCGACAGTGTACGCCTGGGCGAATGGAACATCAGTTCAAATCCCGATTGTATTCAAACTGCTGATGGACACAGTCGGTGCTCAGATCCATATGTAGAGGTGAAGATCGAACGCATCATTATCCATGAGAAATACATGCCACAATCACTATCCGAATTTTACGACATTGCATTGATTCGAATGGCGGAGAATGTGAACTACTCGGATATGATACGTCCCATCTGTCTACCAAGCACGAATGAATTACGACAGATGACATTTGAGAATGAATACGCAGACGTGGCCGGTTGGGGTCGCACGGAGGTGAGCTCCTACAGCACAGTGAAGAAGAAAATTTCGCTAATCATTTGGCATACGGATGCGTGTGAAgcgcaattcaaaaaaattaacattccgGTGAACCAAACCTTGCAATTATGTGCGGGTGGGCAAGCTAAGCAGGATACATGTCAAGGCGACTCTGGAGCGCCGCTGACGATGCGTGGCCGTGATATGAATGCGCCGTATTTTGTCGTTGGTATTGTGTCATTCGGTATGCAGCCATGCGGCTTAGAGTCTTGGCCAGGGATTTATACACGAGTTACACATTATATTGATTGGATTATGCAAAATTTGGAGGACTGA
- the LOC129246443 gene encoding (E3-independent) E2 ubiquitin-conjugating enzyme has protein sequence MWKLVVVKDQGTKNRIYSIIATNNMDHIEQKLGNDEPEQHSFAKTEFPDEAPTSSESVKIRESDCDIKPLGSSIKQDDANTEQKTPVPVGGGRHGSSVDNRYFYEDEVFHIDKKGRVKFGLVIGTSEAYDGDEEDDVEGALLKGEVRVAWYSEGKEEVREERAIGLADRTLIPSDVVRRLVPGKETQRGYCRDIRMHADVKVLGTKYVIKNVMTERLRPINYWQRGSAVCLDSWVGSTRDVEEKAVLRSAAGARIEISSNMFHAFSDYNTLNTTGIFDPHVFFPGNVVVGRLQSLDSVKLLTPNIPIHKNKKGKALKGRYTIESVETTSVWVDWQCKALSDAADIDAALLEQPNPCVSGEDLQRLKRLNLFESCMPQISDRNYLKFSSLDTCIKKSQWGKDLASKFKEEFAQIQKTIEDLDIQRKKNNVDSKRAKPKKSTSKLDKPSSADSKDETIPHETSVEQSASNLQTKETSGSNVEPEWVTDEEDEEDDEDEYFFNDDFYEDGVSTTTCSTPSPHHSPKPIKRHFLKKKSKAPTKRAPSFMIPEFQPKDGDELVTEVGVVFSTATVVWQDGTVEADIPSTQLYPIHHLDNHEFFPGDFVTSGKEGADTSYRNYGVVQMVDHQGRTARVKWFTTYTSADEPRPTYNGETEVSVYDLKDHADFQYRPGTMVIRVANFVGEDATCTAGQIIDNYTDGRTKVWWVDGHISMCWPQDLFEVGQNEYADWGQESEDSWETESENSELGGSTPMVALEESQVMWNIERTRVAIARLEEIFSLSPKLQNAEVMRNLLNVYKGCRYLDRLMNTSFFHEDNFMGLIERVRIGGSQAVAERTQDRKNRLYNYVPATSPNVKQHMTTHAESSHLTIVSCTCPSTSTHSNLAAAAASKKYAPKIIFNISRTPYKTPSNTGNVPGAATGSTTSGSLPMLPPVVKLKSSTATATMTLASSPHSSFEKAGGTQLAVADEEPQTVHNTDSKTVLSHQQNIIAQNSQLIHSAMLNIEKAFEKTCQIKSVPATSQDDSGNYSRNENCDGSSTSYASYSDLTNADGNGSLTKVNDDQKSISCSSIEFNEDAPPEMDCVRLCSLLKEQLIKCIQQIREKFYQGDNLNLNEVFGFDGNERSLSGEAVVLSEEKSTKGNEEGTPNVVEKKFKNLKKADAPVERTDSATESQDSIVSSPVSPMSLVNVASESFQVLPLSPSGHKYQLTIFHPHNTQQYYRAVQREHRMLKSSLPPGVWVKIFEDRIDLLSVMIEGPKKTPYEDGLFFFDIQLGPDYPKSPPLCHYISYCSDRLNPNLYEDGKVCVSLLGTWAGRDSEVWGPNSTLLQVIVSIQGLILVPEPYFNEAGYEKQKGSQQGSENSRMYNEMVIIKMVQSSTKLLQQPPELFRREIYEHWKQRGFLMYERIKGWMELSKSTPSNQIEVGKTKCAVEEEVYQPEQLNLTAVIPENVRIHYAPPDFPLVPASRGFCLTLVDLIETFKMKLVALSTERKQSVEKDDAATLIKGMD, from the exons ATGTGGAAGTTAGTTGTAGTTAAGGATCAAGGCACGAAAAACCGCATTTATTCTATAATAGCAACGAATAACATGGACCACATTGAGCAGAAGTTAGGAAACGACGAGCCGGAGCAACATTCATTTGCAAAGACTGAATTCCCAGATGAAGCTCCAACAAGTTCCGAGTCGGTAAAAATAAGGGAAAGCGATTGTGACATTAAACCATTAGGGAGCTCTATCAAGCAAG ACGACGCTAATACAGAACAGAAAACTCCTGTGCCTGTGGGTGGAGGTCGTCATGGTTCATCTGTAGACAATCGATATTTCTATGAAGATGAAGtttttcatattgataaaaAAGGCCGTGTCAAATTTGGACTGGTTATTGGAACGTCTGAGGCATATGATGGTGATGAGGAAGACGACGTTGAAGGTGCGTTATTGAAAGGTGAAGTGCGAGTAGCGTGGTATTCTGAAGGCAAAGAGGAGGTCCGAGAGGAAAGGGCG ATTGGATTAGCTGATCGCACACTAATTCCTAGTGATGTGGTGCGTCGTTTAGTGCCAGGCAAGGAAACGCAACGTGGCTATTGTCGTGATATTAGAATGCACGCAGACGTAAAAGTGCTGGGCACGAAGTATgtcataaaaaatgttatgaCCGAACGACTGCGTCCGATTAACTATTGGCAACGAGGTAGTGCCGTATGTCTAGATTCTTGGGTTGGAAGCACGAGAGATGTGGAGGAGAAGGCTGTGCTTAG GTCAGCCGCTGGTGCCCGCATTGAAATCTCATCAAATATGTTCCACGCTTTTTCGGACTATAATACTCTTAATACAACAGGAATCTTTGATCCTCATGTATTCTTTCCGGGTAATGTTGTAGTGGGCCGTTTACAATCATTAGATTCTGTGAAATTGCTAACGCCCAATATACcgatacacaaaaacaaaaaaggaaaagcaTTAAAAGGAAGG TATACAATTGAGTCCGTCGAGACTACATCAGTTTGGGTTGACTGGCAATGTAAAGCTCTCTCTGATGCAGCTGATATTGACGCCGCCCTTCTTGAGCAACCAAATCCTTGTGTGAGTGGTGAGGACTTGCAACGGTTGAAACGTTTAAATCTCTTTGAGTCATGCATGCCCCAGATAAGCGATcgcaactatttaaaattttccagtcTTGATACCTGTATAAAAAAATCGCAATGGGGAAAAGATTTAG CCAGTAAATTTAAAGAAGAATTTGCACAAATTCAAAAGACAATTGAAGATTTAgacattcaaagaaaaaaaaataatgttgatTCGAAAAGGGCAAAACCTAAAAAGTCTACTTCGAAATTAGATAAACCGAGCAGCGCTGATAGCAAAGACGAGACGATCCCACACGAAACTTCCGTTGAACAAAGTGCATCCAATTTGCAAACGAAAGAAACTTCTGGGTCAAATGTAGAACCAGAATGGGTTACAGATGAGGAAGATGAAGAGGATGATGAGGATGAATATTTCTTCAATGATGATTTCTATGAAGATGGTGTTAGCACTACAACATGTTCAACTCCTTCGCCTCATCACAGTCCAAAACCTATCAAACGGCactttttaaagaagaaaagtaAAGCACCCACAAAACGTGCACCTTCTTTCATGATTCCGGAGTTTCAGCCAAAAGATGGCGATGAATTAGTCACTGAAGTGGGTGTTGTATTCAGCACTGCTACTGTCGTTTGGCAAGATGGCACCGTAGAGGCTGATATACCATCCACACAATTGTACCCTATACACCATTTGGATAATCAT GAGTTTTTCCCGGGAGATTTCGTTACGTCCGGCAAAGAAGGTGCTGATACGAGCTATCGTAATTATGGTGTCGTACAAATGGTGGATCACCAGGGACGTACAGCGCGTGTAAAATGGTTTACAACGTACACATCGGCGGATGAACCGAG ACCCACATATAATGGTGAAACCGAAGTAAGTGTTTACGATTTAAAAGATCATGCTGACTTTCAATATCGCCCTGGAACCATGGTTATACGCGTGGCAAATTTTGTTGGAGAAGATGCCACTTGTACAGCAGGTCAAATCATAGATAATTACACTGATGGGCGAACCAAGGTGTGGTGGGTGGACGGACATATAAGTATGTGCTGGCCACAAGATTTGTTTGAAGTTGGCCAGAATGAGTACGCTGATTGGGGCCAAGAATCTGAGGATTCGTGGGAAACCGAATCGGAAAATAGCGAACTGGGGGGCAGTACACCCATGGTAGCTCTGGAAGAATCACAGGTTATGTGGAACATTGAGCGCACACGAGTTGCTATTGCGCGTTTAGAAGAAATTTTCAGTCTGAGTCCAAAGTTGCAAAATGCCGAA gtGATGCGTAATTTGTTAAATGTTTACAAAGGTTGTCGTTACTTAGATCGATTAATGAACACCAGCTTTTTTCATgaagataatttcatg GGCCTAATTGAACGTGTACGTATAGGTGGGTCTCAAGCGGTTGCGGAACGTACGCAGGATCGAAAAAATCGCCTGTATAATTATGTGCCAGCTACTTCACCAAATGTGAAACAACATATGACAACGCATGCAGAGTCGTCTCATCTGACTATTGTTTCTTGCACATGCCCAAGCACCAGCACGCACTCTAACCTTGCAGCAGCAGCTGCATCCAAAAAATATGCACCCAAAATTATCTTCAACATTTCGCGAACGCCGTATAAAACTCCATCAAACACTGGTAATGTTCCTGGGGCAGCTACTGGCTCTACTACTAGTGGCAGTCTCCCTATGCTGCCTCCTGTGGTAAAGTTAAAATCGTCAACAGCGACCGCTACTATGACATTAGCATCATCACCACACAGCTCGTTTGAGAAAGCTGGAGGTACGCAGTTGGCAGTAGCCGATGAAGAGCCACAAACCGTTCATAACACGGATAGTAAGACAGTATTGAGTCATCAACAAAACATTATTGCCCAGAATAGTCAACTGATCCACTCAGCTATGCTTAACATTGAAAAAGCATTCGAAAAAACTTGCCAAATAAAATCAGTACCGGCAACATCACAG GATGACTCCGGTAATTATTCGCGTAATGAGAACTGTGATGGCAGTTCAACCAGCTATGCCAGCTACTCAGATCTCACAAATGCGGATGGAAATGGGTCGTTAACGAAAGTTAATGATGATCAAAAGTCTATATCTTGTAGCAGCATTGAATTTAATGAAGATGCGCCGCCTGAAATGGATTGTGTGCGCCTCTGTTCGTTGCTAAAGGAACAGTTAATTAAATGCATACAACAAATTCGTGAAAAATTCTACCAAGGCGATAATCTCAATTTGAACGAAGTATTCGGTTTTGATGGCAATGAGAGGTCGCTATCCGGAGAAGCAGTGGTCTTATCTGAGGAAAAGTCAACGAAAGGCAACGAAGAAGGAACACCAAATGTGGtggagaaaaagtttaaaaatttgaaaaaagccgATGCACCTGTTGAAAGAACAGATTCAGCAACAGAATCACAAGATTCCATTGTAAGCTCACCTGTCTCACCAATGTCGCTCGTAAATGTAGCATCagaaagttttcaagttttgccGCTATCGCCATCGGGCCACAAGTATCAATTGACCATTTTTCACCCACATAATACTCAGCAATATTATAGAGCAGTACAACGCGAGCATCGCATGTTAAAGTCTTCGCTGCCACCTGGCGTCTGGGTTAA aatttttgaagatcGCATTGATTTGCTCAGTGTCATGATTGAGGGTCCAAAAAAGACGCCATACGAAGATGGTTTGTTTTTCTTCGATATTCAGCTTGGCCCCGACTATCCAAAGAGTCCGCCACTATGCCACTACATAAGTTATTGCTCAGATCGCTTAAATCCAAACCTATACGAAGACGGTAAAGTATGTGTGTCTTTGCTGGGCACTTGGGCCGGGCGCGATTCAGAAGTTTGGGGTCCAAATAGCACTCTACTCCAGGTGATTGTTTCTATACAAGGTCTGATACTGGTACCTGAACCATACTTTAATGAGGCTGGTTATGAGAAACAAAAGG GTTCACAGCAGGGCAGCGAAAACTCACGCATGTACAATGAAATGGTTATTATCAAAATGGTGCAATCGTCTACGAAGCTTTTACAGCAGCCACCAGAACTATTTCGACGCGAAATATACGAACATTGGAAACAACGTGGTTTTTTAATGTACGAACGCATCAAAGGTTGGATGGAATTATCCAAATCAACACCAAGTAACCAAATTGAAGTGGGTAAAACAAAATGTGCAGTAGAAGAAGAGGTGTATCAGCCAGAGCAATTAAACTTGACTGCCG TTATCCCAGAAAATGTTCGAATTCACTACGCTCCCCCCGATTTTCCACTTGTACCTGCTAGCCGTGGCTTTTGTTTAACATTAGTGGACCTCATAGaaacatttaaaatgaaattagtaGCGCTAAGTACGGAACGTAAACAGTCGGTGGAGAAAGATGATGCAGCCACGCTTATAAAGGGCATGGATTAG
- the LOC129252052 gene encoding outer dense fiber protein 3-like protein 2 produces MSKRPLGPGPGAYMLPPTVGYENHDNRKQRMPQYSFGTRSYRHEKLLGPGAGAYKVDTLTRYGVSTSNQFTIQGRTYVKEKNIGPGPGAHDVHLKPFFKGTDAPAYSMSWRNAYAFKSSTPGPNAYGVDVSPIKQAFPAYSMGIRCGLTGKALSPGPAAYGAGNLSVKLPRSPEFSISGRNPYSYKKIGPGPNNYNLIYYRPGKSGQAYSFGIRHNDFAPPMIVKCDNM; encoded by the exons ATGAGTAAAAGACCTTTAG GCCCCGGACCCGGTGCTTACATGTTACCGCCCACTGTCGGCTATGAGAATCATGATAATCGAAAACAACGTATGCCGCAGTATTCGTTCGGTACACGCTCGTATAGGCACGAGAAACTACTGGGACCAGGAGCCGGAGCCTACAAGGTAGATACTTTGACGCGTTATGGCGTAAGTACTAGCAATCAATTTACAATCCAAGGCAGAACGTATGTGAAAG AAAAGAACATTGGTCCAGGCCCGGGTGCACACGATGTGCATCTAAAACCATTCTTCAAGGGCACCGATGCGCCAGCTTACTCAATGTCTTGGCGTAATGCCTATGCTTTCAAAAGCTCTACACCTGGGCCTAATGCGTATGGTGTAGATGTGTCACCAATTAAGCAAGCATTTCCAGCCTACAGCAT GGGCATCCGGTGCGGTTTAACTGGCAAAGCGCTATCACCTGGACCAGCGGCTTATGGTGCTGGAAATTTATCGGTGAAACTACCTCGTAGCCCTGAATTTTCAATTTCCGGCCGTAATCCGTactcatacaaaaaaattggacctggtcCAAACAATTATAATCTCATATATTACCGTCCCGGCAAATCAGGGCAAGCATATTCCTTCGGTATACGTCACAACGACTTTGCGCCTCCAATGATTGTTAAGTGTGATAACATGTAG